From Canis lupus familiaris isolate Mischka breed German Shepherd chromosome 16, alternate assembly UU_Cfam_GSD_1.0, whole genome shotgun sequence, one genomic window encodes:
- the LOC119877063 gene encoding basic proline-rich protein-like, with the protein MRCSTGLVGPLQVQVVVTDSSQTPPPPTPGLRPSTKPVESFRTLPILRAGDADPREHGGKPRSAPLGASRRWAGELGAPGEPRPRCGPPHRELRPPGRSREEGLREPWAGPPSCWHGAPFAGTSLCPLAPAGPRAHGDPTARRQPWPAAPAPGRAAHHAAKRCPPAPRPRGHWSTARDPSAPIGCGGRSRERGSGMASPAGRGAGKLKGAARRRGARVRARPREERAACPRAPTAASGRRGRAPAALSPGPAVAAAPSPPPRGCCRGPARRHFQLLSCTRYVGPRCGQRTRGEGRAGDAFLASCHLHLHCPACSHAPGVNSLDGLEEAVAPRWDVPPGNQRWDGAGPEPRVHPGASSPGADIPGGCHRSRAVGDQEEEPRLPPPHPPPGFPVVREETHLGASRAAERDGTRSPPRCAAPGTVPGHDPRPRQDPRVTIPAPAGYPGHDPRPRARSPVTIPAPGRIPRVTIPAPGRVPRSPSPPPAGSPGHDPRPRQGPRSRSPPPAGSPGHDPRPRQDPRSRSPPRQDPRSRSPPPAGSPVTIPAPGRVPRSRSPPPGRIPGHDPRPRAGSPVTIPAPGQDPRSRSPPRQDPRSRSPPPGRIPGHDPRPRQGLPRACGAEAAARGRSRRAAPTGVAPPPRPGVITRAPPPRRPPPPAGHISGNPARALPPGHTTLT; encoded by the exons ATGAG GTGTAGCACAGGGCTCGTGGGGCCCCTGCAGGTACAGGTAGTTGTAACAGATTCAAGTCAG acccccccaccccccacccccggcctccgGCCCAGCACAAAGCCAGTGGAATCGTTCCGGACACTACCCATCCTCAGAGCCGGAGATGCCGATCCCAGAGAGCACGGAGGCAAACCACGCTCGGCACCCCTGGGGGCTTCTCGGCGATGGGCGGGGGAGTTAGGGGCCCCGGGTGAGCCCCGGCCGCGCTGCGGCCCGCCCCACAGGGAGCTCAGGCCCCCAGGACGTAGCCGGGAAGAGGGGCTTCGGGAGCCCTGGGCGGGCCCGCCGTCGTGCTGGCACGGGGCGCCCTTTGCAGGGACGAGCCTCTGCCCCCTGGCGCCGGCCGGGCCTCGGGCGCACGGTGACCCCACTGCCCGCCGCCAGCCCTGGCCCGCGGCCCCAGCTCCCGGGCGCGCAGCCCATCACGCGGCGAAGCGATGCCCTccagccccgcggccccgcggtcATTGGTCGACGGCTCGCGACCCGAGCGCCCCCATTGGCTGCGGGGGGCGTTCACGTGAAAGGGGTTCCGGGATGGCTTCCCCGGCGGGGCGAGGTGCTGGAAAGTTAAAGGgagcggcgcggcggcggggagCCCGAGTCCGTGCCCGGCCCCGGGAGGAGCGAGCCGCCTGCCCTCGCGCACCGACCGCCGCGTCCGGCCGCCGAGGGCGCGCACCTGCGGCGCTGAGTCCCGGCCCCGCGGTCgccgctgccccctccccccccccgcgcgGATGCTGCCGCGGGCCGGCGCGTCGGCACTTCCAGCTGCTCAGCTGCACCAGGTACGTCGGGCCCCGGTGCGGGCAGAGAACCCGCGGCGAGGGGCGCGCCGGGGACGCCTTCTTGGCTTCCTGCCACCTGCACCTTCACTGTCCCGCTTGCAGCCACGCTCCGGGGGTGAACAGTCTAGACGGGCTGGAGGAGGCTGTTGCTCCCAGGTGGGACGTGCCGCCCGGGAACCAGAGGTGGGATGGAGCGGGGCCGGAGCCGCGAGTCCACCCAGGTGCTTCCAGCCCGGGAGCCGACATTCCCGGAGGGTGTCACCGAAGCCGGGCGGTGGGGGACCAGGAAGAGGAGCCgcgtctcccccccccccatcccccccccggCTTCCCTGTAGTACGCGAGGAAACACACTTGGGAGCCTCTCGGGCCGCCGAGCGCGATGGGACACGGAGCCCGCCCCGGTGCGCGGCCCCGGGCACGGTCCCCGGTCACGATCCCCGCCCCCGGCAGGATCCCCGGGTCACGATCCCCGCCCCGGCAGGATACCCGGGTCACGATCCCCGCCCCCGGGCACGGTCCCCGGTCACGATCCCCGCCCCCGGCAGGATCCCCCGGGTCACGATCCCCGCCCCCGGGCGGGTCCCCCGGTCACCATCCCCGCCCCCGGCAGGATCCCCGGGTCACGATCCCCGCCCCCGGCAGGGTCCCCGGTCACGATCCCCGCCCCCGGCAGGATCCCCGGGTCACGATCCCCGCCCCCGGCAGGATCCCCGTTCACGATCTCCGCCCCGGCAGGATCCCCGGTCACGATCCCCGCCCCCGGCAGGATCCCCGGTCACGATCCCCGCCCCCGGCAGGGTCCCCCGGTCACGATCCCCGCCCCCCGGCAGGATCCCCGGTCACGATCCCCGCCCCCGGGCAGGATCCCCGGTCACGATCCCCGCCCCCGGGCAGGATCCCCGGTCACGATCCCCGCCCCGGCAGGATCCCCGGTCACGATCCCCGCCCCCGGGCAGGATCCCCGGTCACGATCCCCGCCCCCGGCAGGGGCTGCCCCGGGCCTGCGGGGCCGAAGCTGCCGCGCGGGGACGCTCGCGCCGCGCGGCTCCCACCGGGgtggccccgccgccccgcccagGGGTGATAACTCGGGCTCCTCCTCCTCGTCGTCCTCCTCCCCCTGCGGGTCATATCTCCGGGAACCCAGCGCGGGCCCTGCCTCCCGGACACACGACGCTCACGTAG